ACCGCCGTGGCCTTGCACAGCGCCAGCACCTGCACGCCGGGTGCCAGACCCAGCAGCTCATAGCTTTCGGGCGTGATGCGCGCGGCAATCGTCCAGTCCGAGCCCGCATCGCTTGCGGCCCGCAGCCAGACACGGATCTGCCCGCCTATTGACTCGACCTTGAGCACGCTGCAGGGCCACTGATTGCGCATGCTGGTCATCAGGCCCAGATTGGGCTGGCCACCACCGGGCGTGCCGGCCTGCATGCGCTGCAGCAATTCGCTGCGCAGGCGCATCATGGCCTCGGCAGCATGCAGCAGCTCCTCGCCCGCCGGCGTGATCTGCGCACCACCGCCACCGGCGCCGCCCACGCTGCGCTCGACCAGCGGCACGCCGGCCAGATTGGTCAGGGTATCGATGGCCTGCCAGGCCGCCTTGTAGCTCACGCCCACATCCCGTGCGGCCTGGGAGATCGAGCCACTGTGCGCAATGCCACGCAGGATGGCGATGCGGCGATCGGCCATGTCGTAGCCCAGCGCCTGGGAGACCGAATCGGACGATAGCGCGCCACCCTGGCTGGCCTCGTCGCCGGGCATATCCAGTTGTTCTTGTTCGAGATTTTCTGTGTCAGACATAGACCCCCATCATGCCCTGACAGCCAATTTCCTCGCTCGACCTCAGTTGTTCATTCACGCTACACTCGCTATTCCAACAATGAATAGCGAAATCTCAATGACTCAGATCACTGCCCGCCCCACCGGTTTCTCCTTTCAGCTGGCTCGCTCTGCGGCCGTGATCGCGACCATGACCAGTTCGGCCGTGCTGGGCCTGTGGTCGGCTCAGGCACAGGCGGCCGAAGTGACGGTCGCCGTGGCGGCCAACTTCACCGCGCCCATGAAGAAGATTGCAACCGAGTTCGAAAAGGACACCGGCCACAAGGCCGAGCTGTCTTTTGGCGCCACCGGCAAGTTCTACGCCCAGATCAACAACGGCGCGCCGTTCGGCATTCTGCTGGCCGCCGACGACACCACGCCCGAGAAGCTGGCCAAGGAAGGCAAGGGCGTGGCCGATTCGCGCTTTACCTATGCCATCGGCACACTGGTGCTGTGGAGCCCCAAGGCCGGTTATGTGGACGACAAGGGCGAAGTGCTCAAGACCGGCGACTACAAGCACATCGCGATCGCCAACCCCAAGCTGGCGCCTTATGGCACGGCGGCCATGGAAGTGCTGAACAAGCTCGGCCTGAGCGCACAGGTGCAGCCCAAGGTGGTGATGGGCGAGAACATTGCCCAGACCTATCAGTTCGCAGCCACCGGCAATGCGCAACTGGGTTTCGTGGCCCTGTCCCAGGTCATGGAAAATGGCAAGATCCGCGAAGGTTCGGCATGGCAGGTGCCCGGCAACATGCATGAACCCATCCGCCAGGACGCCATCGTGCTCAACGGCGCCAAGGACAACGAGGCCGCCACGGCTCTGATGAAGTACCTGCGCAGCCCCAAGGCACACGACATCATCCGCTCCTACGGCTATAGCTTCTGACGCTGACCCACCTAGAGCCGATTTAGCGCAAACTGTTCCGCTCTACCCTTGGCACTGCTCGGCTAAGCTGGGCGCTCCAGGGGTCTTTTTTTACGACTGCGCAAATTCGGGTCGGTCAGGGCGCTGGGTCGATGGAAATGTCCGTTGCGCCCCCTTGTTTGCGCAAGTCCTGTTTTTGATTCCATGCAACTGAATGCCGAAGACTACGCAGCCATCTGGCTCACGCTCAAGCTTGCGGGCGTGACCACCGTGCTGCTCATGCTGCTGTGCACGCCGCTGGCCTGGTGGCTGGCCCATACCCGTTCGCGCTGGCGCGGCCCGATTGGTGCAGTCGTGGCGCTGCCGCTGGTGCTGCCGCCCACCGTCATCGGGTTCTATCTGCTGGTCACCATGGGCCCCAACGGGCCCATAGGCAAGCTCACGCAGGCCATGGGCCTGGGCAATCTGCCGTTCACCTTTGCCGGCCTGGTGGTGGGCTCGCTGATCTACTCCATGCCATTCACCGTGCAACCTCTGCAGCGCGCGTTCGAAGCCCTGGGACCGCGCCCCATGGAGGCGGCGGCCAGCCTGGGCGCCAGTCCGCTGGACCGCTTTCTGACCGTGGCCCTGCCGCTGGCGCGGCCCGGCTTCATCACCGCTGCCGTGCTGACCTTTGCCCACACCGTGGGCGAGTTCGGCGTGGTGCTGATGCTGGGCGGCAATATCCCCGGCGTCACGCGCGTGGTCTCGGTACAGATTTACGACCATGTGGAAGCCATGGAATACGGCCACGCCCATCTGCTGGCAGCCGGCATGGTGGTGTTCTCCTTCATCGTGCTGCTGGCCCTGAACTGGTTGCAACCCAAAGCGGAGCGCCGCGCATGACCGCTGCCCACTTCATCACTGCCCAGCTCAAGCTGACCCGGCCGGACTTTGCACTCGATGTGGATCTGCAGCTTCCCGGCCACGGGGTGACGGCATTGTTCGGCCCCTCGGGCTGCGGCAAGACCACCTGCCTGCGCAGCCTGGCCGGACTGGAGCGCGCGCAAGGCCGCGTCACCGTCAATCAGACCGTATGGCAGGACGATGCCGGCCGGCAATGGCTGCCCACGCACCAGCGCGCGCTCGGCTATGTGTTCCAGGAGGCCAGCCTGTTCCCGCATCTGTCGGTGCGGCGCAATATCGATTACGGTCTCAGGCGCACGCCGCAGGAACGCCGCAAGGTCTCCAGGGAAAGAGCCGTCGAACTTCTGGGCATTGCCCATCTGATGGAGCGCATGCCCGCCACGCTCTCGGGCGGCGAGCGCCAGCGCGTGGCGATTGCAAGAGCGCTGGCCACCAGCCCCGAAGTGCTGCTCATGGACGAACCGCTGGCTGCGCTCGACGCCCAGCGCAAGGCCGAAGTCCTGCCCTATCTGGAGCAGCTGCAGCGTCATCTGCAGATTCCCGTCATCTACGTCAGCCACTCCATGGACGAGGTCGCACGCCTGGCCCAGCACATGGTGCTGCTCGGTGCGGGCAAGGTGCTGGCGCAGGGCTCCGTCACCGAGCTGCTGTCCAGCCTCGATCTGCCACTGGCCCATGGCGACGTGGCCTCCAGCGTGGTGCATGCCACGGTGCACGACCATGACGCCGCCGATCATCTGAGCACCCTGGTCTTTGACGGAGGCCGGCTGCAACTCGTCATGGCCCGCCCGCGCGAGCCCGGCAGCACGGTGCCGCTGCGCGTGCAGGCGCGCGATGTCAGCCTCAGTCTGCTCAGGCCCGAAGGCAGCAGCATTCTCAATATCCTGCCGGTGCAGGTGCTGGACCTGCGCGAGGACGGGCCGGGCCAGGTCATGGTCTCGCTGCAGGCGGGCGGCACGCGGCTGCTGGCCAGAATCACCCAGCACTCGGCCCGGGCCTTGCAGCTGCAGACCGGCATGCCGGTGTTTGCCCAGATCAAGGGCATGGCGCTGCTGGACTGAGCGCAGCGCATCCGCCCCTTGCCGGCAAGGGATGCGCCTGCTGACTATCATCAGCCCATGACCGAGTCCTCCTGCCCCATCCCGGCCCAGCCGATCGCACCGCTGCACACCCGTGCCGTGCGCTTCTTCAACGCCGGGCAGCAGGAGCGGCAGGAACGTGTGCTGGCGGCCGAGGTGCCGATCGCACTGGTCTTCAACGGCATCTCGCATGCGGTGATGATGGGCTCGCCCACCGATGTGGAAGACTTTGCCCTCGGCTTTGCGCTGACCGAAGGCATCATCGACAGCGCTGCAGACTGCTACGGCATCGAAGCCCGCGCCATATCTGCCGCCGCGGCCGGCCTGCCCGAAGGCATGGACGGCATGGAAGTGCAGCTCGACATCGCCTCGCGCTGCTTTGCGCGACTCAAGGACAGGCGCCGCAGCATGACGGGCCGCACGGGCTGCGGCGTCTGCGGAGTGGAGAGCTTTGCGGCGCTGGATCTGTCGTTTGAGGCCCTGCCGCCCCAGGACTGGCTGGAGCAGGTCGACGCCGCCACCGTGCTCAAGGCGATCGGCGCCCTGGCCCCGCACCAGATCCTGAATGCCGAGGCCGGCGCCATCCATGCCGCAGGCTGGGCTACGCTGGCGGGCGACATCACGGACGTGCTGGAAGACGTGGGCCGCCACAATGCGCTGGACAAGCTGGTCGGCCGGCTGTCGCGCACGGGCCGCCTCGGCGAGCCCGGCTTTGTACTGCTGTCAAGCCGCGGCAGCCATGAGCTGGTGCGCAAATGCGCCAAGGTCGGCATCGCCGCACTGGCCACGATTTCGGCCCCCACGGACATGGGCGTGCGCATGGCGGAACTGACCGGCCTGCGCTTCTGGGGGCTGTGCCGCCCGCCGCGGGCCGTGCTCTATGCTGCGGGCGGCAAAGCCTGAGCAAGCCCTGCTGCCAAGCGCCAGCCTCTAGAATCACGGCATTGCGGCCATGACTCCAGCTCTGACCGCCCCACGATCAGCCCCTGGATATACACCATGAACCGCTGCACCACCGACCTCATCAGCCGCCGCTGCGCGGCCTGCGCGCTGCTGGCAGCCGTCGCCGGCGCCGCCCTGCCGGCCCTGGCCCAGGGCCTGCCCTCGGACGAGACGCGCAACTTCCCGCCGACGGCCCAGTTCGGCGAGCTGACGGTGACCAACTTCCCCGAAGTGGCCATCAACGGCACGGCGATCCGCACCACGCCGGGCTTTCGCCTGTTCAGCCGCGAGCGCAGCATTGTGTTTGCCAGCAACTATGCAGGCCAGAAGATGCTGGTGGGCTACGTGATCGAGCCACAGACCCAGGGTCTGCACACGGCCTGGATTCTGACCCCTGCCGAGATCGAGAAATACAAGCCGATTCAGCCGCGCACCCTGCTGCAGCGCGTTTTCGGCAGCTGAGTTCGGCCCGCGCCGACCGCTATTGTTTAAAGAGCTGCTTGCGCTTTTTCTGCAAGCACCTCAATTCATTTACCCATTGAAACCCAGTGATGGCAGGCGCCAGCCGCTATCACTTTGTGCTTGCAGACACTGCAGGCCCACCTGACAAGAGCGCCCCATGAGCAAGAAAGTCTTTATCAAAACCTTTGGCTGCCAGATGAACGAGTACGACTCGGACAAGATGGCCGATGTGCTGGGTGCGGCCCAGGGTTACGAGCCCACGCAGAACGTGGACGAGGCCGATCTGATCCTGTTCAACACCTGCTCGGTGCGCGAGAAGGCCCAGGAAAAAGTGTTCAGCGATCTGGGCCGCATCCGCCATCTCAAGGAAAAAGGCGTGCTGATCGGCGTGGGCGGCTGCGTGGCCAGCCAGGAAGGCGCCGAGATCATCAAACGTGCTCCATTCGTGGACGTGGTCTTCGGCCCCCAGACCCTGCACCGCCTGCCCGAGTTGCTCAATCAGCGTGCAGCCAAGGCCAAGCCCCAGGTCGATATCTCCTTTCCCGAAATCGAGAAGTTCGACCACCTGCCACCGGCACGCGTGGAAGGCGCTTCGGCCTTTGTCTCCATCATGGAAGGCTGCTCCAAGTACTGCAGCTACTGCGTCGTGCCCTATACGCGCGGCGAGGAAGTCAGCCGCCCGTTCGAGGACGTGCTGGTGGAAGTCGCGGGCCTGGCCGAGCAGGGCGTGAAGGAAATCACGCTGCTGGGCCAGAACGTCAACGCCTACCTGGGCAAGATGGGCGACACCAGCGAGATGGCCGACTTCGCCCTGCTGCTGGAATACGTGGCCGAGATTCCCGGCATCGAGCGCATCCGCTACACCACCAGCCATCCCAACGAATTCACGCCGCGCCTGATCGAGGCCTACGCCA
This DNA window, taken from Comamonas testosteroni TK102, encodes the following:
- a CDS encoding TOBE domain-containing protein; translated protein: MSDTENLEQEQLDMPGDEASQGGALSSDSVSQALGYDMADRRIAILRGIAHSGSISQAARDVGVSYKAAWQAIDTLTNLAGVPLVERSVGGAGGGGAQITPAGEELLHAAEAMMRLRSELLQRMQAGTPGGGQPNLGLMTSMRNQWPCSVLKVESIGGQIRVWLRAASDAGSDWTIAARITPESYELLGLAPGVQVLALCKATAVKVWLGQERPAAASQPINIWPAVVQRATYGAATVTEESLASDEAICRLGWGAQIVGFAPAMSGLVANDHVWLEVAESAVVVAVASH
- the modA gene encoding molybdate ABC transporter substrate-binding protein; this encodes MTQITARPTGFSFQLARSAAVIATMTSSAVLGLWSAQAQAAEVTVAVAANFTAPMKKIATEFEKDTGHKAELSFGATGKFYAQINNGAPFGILLAADDTTPEKLAKEGKGVADSRFTYAIGTLVLWSPKAGYVDDKGEVLKTGDYKHIAIANPKLAPYGTAAMEVLNKLGLSAQVQPKVVMGENIAQTYQFAATGNAQLGFVALSQVMENGKIREGSAWQVPGNMHEPIRQDAIVLNGAKDNEAATALMKYLRSPKAHDIIRSYGYSF
- the modB gene encoding molybdate ABC transporter permease subunit — its product is MQLNAEDYAAIWLTLKLAGVTTVLLMLLCTPLAWWLAHTRSRWRGPIGAVVALPLVLPPTVIGFYLLVTMGPNGPIGKLTQAMGLGNLPFTFAGLVVGSLIYSMPFTVQPLQRAFEALGPRPMEAAASLGASPLDRFLTVALPLARPGFITAAVLTFAHTVGEFGVVLMLGGNIPGVTRVVSVQIYDHVEAMEYGHAHLLAAGMVVFSFIVLLALNWLQPKAERRA
- the modC gene encoding molybdenum ABC transporter ATP-binding protein, producing the protein MTAAHFITAQLKLTRPDFALDVDLQLPGHGVTALFGPSGCGKTTCLRSLAGLERAQGRVTVNQTVWQDDAGRQWLPTHQRALGYVFQEASLFPHLSVRRNIDYGLRRTPQERRKVSRERAVELLGIAHLMERMPATLSGGERQRVAIARALATSPEVLLMDEPLAALDAQRKAEVLPYLEQLQRHLQIPVIYVSHSMDEVARLAQHMVLLGAGKVLAQGSVTELLSSLDLPLAHGDVASSVVHATVHDHDAADHLSTLVFDGGRLQLVMARPREPGSTVPLRVQARDVSLSLLRPEGSSILNILPVQVLDLREDGPGQVMVSLQAGGTRLLARITQHSARALQLQTGMPVFAQIKGMALLD
- the fdhD gene encoding formate dehydrogenase accessory sulfurtransferase FdhD; the encoded protein is MTESSCPIPAQPIAPLHTRAVRFFNAGQQERQERVLAAEVPIALVFNGISHAVMMGSPTDVEDFALGFALTEGIIDSAADCYGIEARAISAAAAGLPEGMDGMEVQLDIASRCFARLKDRRRSMTGRTGCGVCGVESFAALDLSFEALPPQDWLEQVDAATVLKAIGALAPHQILNAEAGAIHAAGWATLAGDITDVLEDVGRHNALDKLVGRLSRTGRLGEPGFVLLSSRGSHELVRKCAKVGIAALATISAPTDMGVRMAELTGLRFWGLCRPPRAVLYAAGGKA
- the miaB gene encoding tRNA (N6-isopentenyl adenosine(37)-C2)-methylthiotransferase MiaB, with the translated sequence MSKKVFIKTFGCQMNEYDSDKMADVLGAAQGYEPTQNVDEADLILFNTCSVREKAQEKVFSDLGRIRHLKEKGVLIGVGGCVASQEGAEIIKRAPFVDVVFGPQTLHRLPELLNQRAAKAKPQVDISFPEIEKFDHLPPARVEGASAFVSIMEGCSKYCSYCVVPYTRGEEVSRPFEDVLVEVAGLAEQGVKEITLLGQNVNAYLGKMGDTSEMADFALLLEYVAEIPGIERIRYTTSHPNEFTPRLIEAYARIPQLVSHLHLPVQHGSDKILMAMKRGYTAMEYKSTIRKLRAIRPDLAMSSDFIVGFPGETEEDFQKMMKLIHDVRFDNSFSFIFSPRPGTPAANLHDDTPHEVKLRRLQELQAVINSHIKEISEERVGTVQRLLIEGVSKRDGSELMGRTYCNRVVNFPGNARLIGQMVDVKITEAKAYTLRGEVLLKD